A genomic window from Streptomyces sp. NBC_00234 includes:
- a CDS encoding endo-1,4-beta-xylanase — protein MRSHARKALVLATTGLLAATGVVALSGTAHAASTLGESAAAKGRYFGTAVAANHLGEAPYAATLNAEFTSVTPENEMKWDALEASRGSFTYGAADQILAHAQGRGMKVRGHTLVWHSQLPSWVGTLAASDLRTAMNNHITQVMRHYQGKIHSWDVVNEAFQDGSSGARRSSPFQDKLGSGFIEEAFRTARATDPAAKLCYNDYNTDGVNAKSNAVYAMVKDFKQRGVPIDCVGFQSHFNSQSPVPADYQQNLQRFADLGVDVQITELDIEGSGSSQATSYANAVKACLAVSRCTGITVWGVTDKYSWRSGGTPLLFDGNYAKKPAYDSVLAALGGTSGGGGGTRTCSVSYAKQEEWGDRYNGKVTVTAGSSAISGWNVRVTIASVQEISATWNGTPSWDGTGKVMTMTPNGNGSLAAGGTTSFGFTVMTHGNTAPPTVGACTAS, from the coding sequence CTGCGCTCCCACGCGCGCAAGGCGCTGGTCCTCGCCACCACGGGGCTGCTCGCCGCCACCGGCGTCGTCGCCCTGTCCGGCACCGCGCACGCCGCGAGCACGCTCGGCGAGTCGGCCGCGGCCAAGGGCCGCTACTTCGGCACGGCGGTCGCCGCGAACCATCTCGGCGAGGCGCCCTACGCCGCCACGCTGAACGCCGAGTTCACCTCGGTGACGCCGGAGAACGAGATGAAGTGGGACGCCCTGGAGGCGTCCCGGGGATCGTTCACCTACGGAGCCGCGGACCAGATCCTCGCCCACGCACAGGGCCGCGGAATGAAGGTGCGCGGACACACCCTGGTCTGGCACTCCCAACTCCCCTCCTGGGTGGGCACGCTGGCCGCGAGTGACCTGCGTACGGCGATGAACAACCACATCACGCAGGTCATGCGGCACTACCAGGGGAAGATCCACTCCTGGGACGTCGTCAACGAGGCGTTCCAGGACGGCAGCAGCGGGGCCCGGCGCAGCTCGCCCTTCCAGGACAAGCTCGGCAGCGGCTTCATCGAGGAGGCGTTCCGCACCGCGCGGGCCACCGACCCGGCGGCGAAGCTCTGCTACAACGACTACAACACCGACGGGGTGAACGCGAAGTCCAACGCCGTGTACGCCATGGTCAAGGACTTCAAGCAGCGCGGCGTGCCCATCGACTGCGTGGGCTTCCAGAGCCACTTCAACAGCCAGTCCCCCGTCCCGGCGGACTACCAGCAGAACCTTCAGCGCTTCGCCGACCTCGGCGTCGACGTGCAGATCACCGAGCTGGACATCGAAGGATCGGGATCCTCGCAGGCGACCAGTTACGCCAACGCGGTGAAGGCATGTCTGGCGGTGTCCCGCTGCACCGGCATCACCGTCTGGGGTGTCACGGACAAGTACTCCTGGCGCAGCGGCGGCACCCCGCTGCTGTTCGACGGCAACTACGCCAAGAAGCCGGCCTACGACTCCGTACTCGCCGCGCTCGGCGGCACGAGCGGCGGCGGGGGCGGCACCCGCACCTGCTCGGTCTCCTACGCGAAGCAGGAGGAGTGGGGAGACCGCTACAACGGCAAGGTGACGGTGACCGCCGGGAGTTCGGCGATCAGCGGCTGGAACGTACGGGTGACCATCGCCTCCGTGCAGGAGATCTCGGCCACCTGGAACGGCACGCCCAGCTGGGACGGCACCGGAAAGGTGATGACCATGACGCCGAACGGCAACGGCAGCCTCGCGGCCGGCGGGACGACGAGCTTCGGCTTCACCGTCATGACCCACGGCAACACCGCGCCGCCCACCGTCGGCGCCTGCACCGCCTCCTGA
- the rpmB gene encoding 50S ribosomal protein L28 — MSAHCQLTGARPGFGNRVSHSHRRTSRRFDPNIQRKRYWLPSEGRYVRLTISARAVRAIDAIGIEAAVARIRARGGRV, encoded by the coding sequence ATGTCCGCCCACTGCCAACTGACCGGCGCCCGGCCGGGCTTCGGCAACCGCGTCTCGCACTCGCACCGCCGTACCTCGCGCCGCTTCGACCCGAACATCCAGCGCAAGCGCTACTGGCTTCCCAGTGAGGGTCGTTACGTGCGCCTGACGATCAGTGCCAGGGCCGTCAGGGCCATCGACGCCATCGGGATCGAGGCCGCGGTGGCCCGTATCCGCGCGCGGGGAGGCAGGGTCTGA
- a CDS encoding glycosyl hydrolase 115 family protein produces the protein MSRDEPILPDRRTLLGAGAGAGVSALTLTTFANVPGIAGRAEANESRADGGPLHVTDCGAYISFGPRKGAFALVRPGSAVPVVVDGADHPGVLRVASDLCEDIERVTGVRPALKRSRGGGTSGFGRELVLIGTLGRSPLIDRMVADGVLDTRGVAGRWETSLQTVVERPMPGVDRAFVIAGSDQRGTVFGAYDVSYGIGVSPWYWWADVRPVRRTSLYALPGRHTQGTPAVKYRGIFINDENPALGTWAPRYFGPGKAEGFPGGFNADFYAKVFEVLLRLKANYLWPAVWGRAFAEDDPANHARAQEYGIVMGTSHEAPMMRGIEEWNRHAVAAVRDGAGAIVTPGHDPYGGTGEWSFRRNAEAVKAYWRDGVRRMKDQGFEGVVTLGMRGNGDVSLPDGDGVELMREIIAAQREILAEVFPDRDVTDIPQVWTLYKEVQRYWARGLRAPEDVTVVLCDDNWGNIRKHPDPAEPARPGGYGLYYHFDYVGVGRNYKWVDTTSLPNMWDQLRQAVAYGNHGLWVTNVGDLKGNELPTQFFLDYAWNPDRWDLDDLPAWERRYARQNFGEAQDRAIADVLADYARLQTLRKPELLNRRITLAPGKDPATDPSAIVYDDGATPFSLDHFRELERITARWQELAGRSERIGRRLPAADQDAWFELVGYEVAATANVYALREAQFTNLRYAAQGRAATNARAARAEAALDRDFALSERFNSRIAGGKWEGFQTQPHIGYGDVARYGPNAPWQQPERNNVALPDEIFPAVRRIEVPEAASLGVAVSGSDRWWPQEAGPAELPALSRYGTAPAPHIEVFNRGTEPFAYRVESSVPWLRVDAPAGRVSQQLRLTVGADWDRAPRGTTRATLTVHGPGGARVEVTAVAENPDVRGLRGFVEAGGHVAVDAEHADRAVGADGIEWQRVEGAGRDCAGLTPVPVTAPSRTPGRDAPRLEYEVSLLTGGAVTLWACLSPRNPALAGGGLRYAVSFDDDVPQTVDITAATGADDGGMNVQWARNTSDNISRTSTRHTLTAGVHRLTFWMVDPTVVLQRLVLDTGGLPDTLLGPPESLRLP, from the coding sequence ATGAGCAGAGATGAACCCATCCTTCCCGACCGCAGGACGCTGTTGGGTGCAGGAGCGGGCGCCGGGGTGAGTGCGTTGACCCTCACGACTTTCGCAAATGTTCCGGGAATAGCGGGAAGGGCCGAGGCGAACGAGAGCCGAGCCGACGGCGGTCCGCTCCATGTCACCGACTGCGGCGCCTACATCTCGTTCGGCCCGCGCAAGGGTGCGTTCGCCCTCGTGCGCCCGGGATCTGCCGTGCCGGTGGTGGTGGACGGCGCCGACCACCCGGGCGTGCTGCGGGTGGCGTCCGACCTGTGCGAGGACATCGAGCGCGTCACCGGCGTCCGGCCCGCGCTGAAGCGGTCCCGGGGCGGCGGGACCTCCGGCTTCGGACGGGAGCTGGTGCTGATCGGCACCCTGGGACGCAGTCCGCTCATCGACCGGATGGTCGCCGACGGCGTGCTCGACACACGCGGTGTCGCGGGCCGCTGGGAGACCTCGCTGCAGACGGTCGTCGAGCGGCCGATGCCCGGCGTGGACCGCGCCTTCGTGATCGCGGGAAGCGACCAGCGCGGCACCGTCTTCGGTGCGTACGACGTCAGTTACGGGATCGGGGTCTCGCCCTGGTACTGGTGGGCGGACGTGCGACCGGTGCGGCGCACCTCGCTCTACGCACTGCCCGGCCGGCACACCCAGGGCACGCCAGCCGTGAAGTACCGAGGGATCTTCATCAACGACGAGAACCCCGCGCTCGGCACCTGGGCTCCCCGATACTTCGGTCCGGGGAAGGCCGAGGGCTTCCCCGGTGGGTTCAACGCCGATTTCTACGCCAAGGTCTTCGAGGTCCTGCTCCGGCTCAAGGCCAACTACCTCTGGCCGGCGGTGTGGGGACGGGCGTTCGCCGAGGACGATCCGGCCAACCACGCCCGCGCGCAGGAGTACGGGATCGTGATGGGCACCTCGCACGAGGCGCCCATGATGCGCGGGATCGAGGAGTGGAACCGGCACGCGGTGGCCGCCGTGCGCGACGGCGCGGGCGCGATCGTCACGCCGGGCCACGACCCCTACGGCGGCACCGGGGAGTGGTCGTTCCGCCGTAACGCCGAGGCCGTGAAGGCGTACTGGCGGGACGGCGTCCGCCGGATGAAGGACCAGGGCTTCGAAGGAGTCGTCACCCTGGGCATGCGCGGCAACGGCGATGTGAGCCTGCCGGACGGCGACGGCGTCGAGCTGATGCGGGAGATCATCGCCGCGCAGCGGGAGATCCTCGCCGAGGTCTTCCCCGACCGCGATGTCACCGACATCCCCCAGGTGTGGACGCTCTACAAGGAGGTCCAGCGCTACTGGGCGCGCGGCCTGCGTGCGCCCGAGGACGTCACGGTGGTGCTGTGCGACGACAACTGGGGCAACATCCGCAAGCACCCCGACCCGGCGGAGCCCGCCCGGCCCGGCGGCTACGGCCTCTACTACCACTTCGACTACGTGGGCGTCGGACGCAACTACAAGTGGGTGGACACCACGTCGCTGCCGAACATGTGGGACCAGCTGCGCCAGGCCGTCGCGTACGGGAACCACGGTCTCTGGGTGACCAACGTGGGCGACCTGAAGGGCAACGAGCTGCCGACGCAGTTCTTCCTCGACTACGCCTGGAACCCGGACCGCTGGGACCTCGACGACCTCCCGGCGTGGGAGCGCCGCTATGCGCGGCAGAACTTCGGGGAGGCGCAGGACCGGGCGATCGCCGACGTCCTGGCGGACTACGCGCGCCTCCAGACGCTGCGCAAGCCGGAGCTCCTCAACCGCCGCATCACCCTGGCCCCCGGCAAGGACCCGGCCACCGATCCCTCCGCGATCGTGTACGACGACGGGGCGACGCCGTTCTCCCTCGACCACTTCCGCGAACTGGAGCGGATCACCGCCCGCTGGCAGGAGCTGGCCGGCCGCTCGGAGCGCATAGGCCGGCGCCTGCCCGCCGCCGACCAGGACGCCTGGTTCGAACTCGTCGGGTACGAGGTCGCCGCCACCGCGAACGTGTACGCCCTGCGGGAGGCGCAGTTCACCAACCTCCGTTACGCGGCGCAGGGGCGGGCCGCCACCAACGCCAGGGCCGCACGCGCCGAGGCCGCCCTCGACCGGGACTTCGCCCTGTCCGAGCGGTTCAACTCCCGTATCGCGGGCGGCAAATGGGAGGGCTTCCAGACGCAGCCGCACATCGGCTACGGGGATGTCGCCCGCTACGGGCCCAACGCGCCCTGGCAGCAGCCCGAGCGGAACAACGTGGCGCTGCCCGACGAGATCTTCCCGGCGGTGCGCCGCATCGAGGTCCCCGAGGCAGCCTCGCTCGGCGTGGCGGTCTCCGGATCGGACCGCTGGTGGCCGCAGGAGGCCGGACCGGCCGAGCTGCCCGCCCTCAGCCGCTACGGAACGGCCCCGGCCCCGCACATCGAGGTGTTCAACCGGGGTACGGAGCCCTTCGCGTACCGGGTCGAGTCCTCGGTTCCCTGGCTCCGGGTGGACGCCCCGGCCGGGCGCGTCTCCCAGCAGCTCCGGCTGACGGTGGGCGCCGACTGGGACCGGGCGCCGCGCGGCACCACCCGGGCGACGCTCACGGTGCACGGCCCCGGTGGCGCACGCGTCGAGGTCACCGCCGTCGCCGAGAACCCGGACGTCCGGGGTCTGCGCGGCTTCGTGGAGGCGGGGGGCCATGTGGCCGTCGACGCGGAGCACGCCGACCGCGCCGTGGGCGCCGACGGAATCGAGTGGCAGCGCGTCGAGGGTGCCGGGCGGGACTGCGCGGGCCTCACGCCGGTGCCCGTCACGGCGCCGAGCCGGACGCCGGGGCGCGACGCACCACGCCTGGAGTACGAGGTGAGCCTGCTCACCGGCGGCGCGGTCACCCTCTGGGCCTGTCTCTCGCCCCGCAATCCGGCCCTCGCGGGCGGCGGACTGCGGTACGCGGTCTCCTTCGACGACGACGTCCCGCAGACCGTCGACATCACCGCCGCCACCGGAGCCGACGACGGCGGCATGAACGTCCAGTGGGCGCGCAACACCTCCGACAACATCAGCCGGACCTCGACCCGGCACACGCTGACCGCGGGCGTGCACCGGCTGACGTTCTGGATGGTCGACCCGACGGTCGTCCTCCAGCGGCTCGTCCTCGACACCGGCGGCCTTCCGGACACCCTTCTCGGACCTCCGGAGAGCCTCCGCCTGCCGTGA
- the rpmG gene encoding 50S ribosomal protein L33, giving the protein MARNELRPVIKLRSTADTGFTYVTRKNRRNDPDRMTLRKYDPAVRRHVDFREER; this is encoded by the coding sequence ATGGCACGCAACGAACTCCGCCCGGTCATCAAGCTCCGCTCCACCGCGGACACCGGCTTCACCTACGTCACCCGCAAGAACCGCAGGAACGACCCCGACCGCATGACCTTGCGCAAGTACGACCCGGCGGTCCGCCGCCACGTCGACTTCCGCGAAGAGCGCTGA
- a CDS encoding endo-1,4-beta-xylanase, producing MPRRTLHALAAATAAVLVLGAAAQTASAHPGRPDRTLRSLAERPDLRIGTAVDTSALAADAPYRALTAGEFDSLTAENVMKWEVVEPARGTYDWSQADRLMAFAEKHKQEVRGHTLLWHSQLPAWLTSGVADGSIDSAELRAILRAHITAEVRHFKGRIYQWDVVNEIFDEDGGYRDSLWLRELGPSYVADAFRWAHAADPRATLFFNDYNVEGINAKSTAYYELARQLLAEGVPVQGLGIQGHLDIQYGFPGDVRANLERFAALGLETAFTEVDIRMTLPADGPSLVRQADDYRRLLAACLAVRSCTSFTVWGFTDKYSWVPGVFDGQGAANILDENFAAKPAYAALADELRNAARTKR from the coding sequence ATGCCCAGACGTACCCTCCACGCCCTGGCCGCGGCGACCGCCGCCGTGCTCGTCCTGGGAGCCGCCGCCCAGACGGCGTCCGCCCACCCCGGCCGGCCCGACCGGACGCTGCGCTCGCTCGCCGAGCGCCCCGATCTCCGGATCGGCACGGCCGTCGACACCTCCGCCCTCGCCGCCGACGCGCCCTACCGCGCCCTCACCGCAGGCGAGTTCGACTCCTTGACCGCCGAGAACGTCATGAAGTGGGAGGTGGTGGAGCCCGCCCGCGGTACCTACGACTGGTCGCAGGCCGACCGCCTGATGGCTTTCGCCGAGAAGCACAAGCAGGAGGTGCGCGGCCACACCCTGCTCTGGCACAGCCAGCTCCCGGCCTGGCTCACCTCGGGCGTCGCCGACGGTTCGATCGACTCGGCCGAGCTGCGCGCGATCCTGCGGGCCCACATCACGGCCGAGGTCAGGCACTTCAAGGGCCGGATCTACCAGTGGGACGTCGTCAACGAGATCTTCGACGAGGACGGCGGCTACCGGGACTCGCTCTGGCTGCGGGAGCTGGGCCCGTCCTACGTCGCCGACGCGTTCCGGTGGGCGCACGCCGCCGACCCCCGGGCCACGCTCTTCTTCAACGACTACAACGTCGAGGGGATCAACGCCAAGTCGACCGCGTACTACGAGCTGGCCCGACAGCTGCTCGCCGAAGGCGTGCCGGTCCAGGGTCTCGGCATCCAGGGCCACCTGGACATCCAGTACGGCTTCCCCGGGGACGTACGGGCGAACCTGGAGCGCTTCGCCGCGCTGGGCCTGGAGACCGCGTTCACGGAAGTCGACATCCGGATGACCCTGCCGGCCGACGGCCCGTCGCTGGTCCGGCAGGCCGACGACTACCGGCGGCTCCTGGCCGCCTGCCTCGCGGTCCGCTCCTGCACCTCGTTCACCGTGTGGGGCTTCACCGACAAGTACTCGTGGGTGCCCGGAGTCTTCGACGGACAGGGCGCCGCCAACATCCTGGACGAGAACTTCGCCGCGAAGCCCGCGTACGCCGCGCTCGCCGACGAGCTGAGGAACGCCGCGCGCACCAAGCGGTAA
- the rpsN gene encoding 30S ribosomal protein S14, whose amino-acid sequence MARKSKIAQNEKRRAVVARYAARRSALKEIVRRTTSTETERHAAVAELRAQPRDASATRVRNRDGVDGRPRGHLRKFGLSRIRMREQVHAGFLPGVTKSSW is encoded by the coding sequence ATGGCGAGGAAGAGCAAGATCGCGCAGAACGAGAAGCGCAGGGCGGTCGTCGCGCGGTACGCGGCCCGCCGGTCCGCGCTCAAGGAGATCGTCCGGCGGACGACCTCCACCGAGACCGAACGGCACGCGGCCGTCGCGGAGTTGCGCGCGCAGCCCCGTGACGCGAGTGCCACCCGGGTCCGCAACCGGGACGGCGTGGACGGCAGGCCCCGGGGGCACCTGCGGAAGTTCGGGCTGTCCCGGATCCGGATGCGCGAACAGGTGCACGCCGGATTCCTGCCCGGAGTCACCAAGTCGTCCTGGTGA
- a CDS encoding CobW family GTP-binding protein, producing the protein MRDRTPMPVVIVGGLHSEARKQVVDRLLRAVPGSVALHHDLATAPQGTVRRVMRDASGELSRGEAPLVNDCACCALREDLVPELERLARNGPAPLAVVELWDSVEPRAMAEVVAAHGADVFELTGVMTAVDPALVLPCLANGDDLSEAGLAAATTDRRTVGDTWARQLEYAPVLALVDSEAACDEDRALLSQLHPTARQVSARSGELAALAFAGFDVESAAAAQHPACALLPQDADEAGVSTLVWHRHRPFHPERLLAALEDLCCAAARSRGRFWLADRPDTLLSWDAAGGALCVENTGPWLASLPDAAWDMVSPMRRAAASLDWHPEHGDCCQHLVFTSPALDREGLAKLLESCLLTDAEYASGREAWKKLPAAFDSLLDPVS; encoded by the coding sequence ATGCGGGACAGGACCCCGATGCCCGTCGTCATCGTCGGCGGGCTCCACTCCGAGGCCCGCAAGCAGGTCGTGGACCGCCTGCTGCGCGCCGTCCCCGGCAGCGTCGCGCTCCATCACGACCTGGCCACGGCACCGCAGGGCACCGTGCGGCGCGTGATGCGCGACGCCTCGGGCGAGCTGTCCCGCGGCGAGGCGCCGCTCGTCAACGACTGCGCGTGCTGCGCGCTGCGGGAGGACCTCGTCCCCGAGCTCGAACGGCTCGCCCGCAACGGTCCGGCCCCGCTGGCCGTCGTCGAGCTCTGGGACTCGGTCGAACCCCGGGCCATGGCCGAGGTGGTCGCCGCACACGGGGCCGACGTGTTCGAACTCACCGGCGTGATGACCGCGGTCGATCCCGCACTCGTACTCCCCTGCCTCGCCAACGGGGACGACCTGTCGGAGGCGGGTCTCGCGGCGGCGACCACGGACCGGCGGACCGTCGGGGACACCTGGGCGCGGCAGTTGGAGTACGCCCCCGTCCTCGCGCTCGTCGACAGCGAAGCGGCCTGCGACGAGGACCGGGCCCTGCTCTCCCAGCTCCATCCGACCGCCCGTCAGGTGTCGGCCCGTTCAGGGGAACTCGCCGCGCTCGCGTTCGCCGGATTCGACGTGGAGAGCGCGGCTGCCGCACAGCACCCGGCCTGCGCCCTCCTGCCGCAGGACGCCGACGAGGCCGGCGTCTCCACCCTCGTCTGGCACCGGCACCGGCCCTTCCACCCCGAACGGCTCCTCGCCGCCCTGGAGGACCTGTGCTGCGCCGCGGCCCGCAGCCGGGGCCGCTTCTGGCTCGCCGACCGTCCCGACACGCTGCTCTCCTGGGACGCCGCGGGCGGCGCGCTCTGCGTCGAGAACACCGGCCCCTGGCTGGCCTCCCTACCGGATGCCGCCTGGGACATGGTGTCTCCGATGCGCCGGGCCGCGGCCTCGCTCGACTGGCACCCCGAGCACGGCGACTGCTGCCAGCACCTGGTCTTCACCTCCCCCGCCCTGGACCGGGAGGGACTGGCCAAACTCCTCGAATCCTGCCTGCTCACCGACGCGGAGTACGCGTCCGGCCGCGAGGCGTGGAAGAAGCTTCCGGCCGCCTTCGACTCCCTCCTCGACCCCGTCTCCTGA
- the rpsR gene encoding 30S ribosomal protein S18, producing the protein MARRQDPHKPLKPRPNPLDAAGITYIDYKDTALLRTFVSDRGKIRSRRVTRITARQQRRMATAIKNAREMALLP; encoded by the coding sequence GTGGCCCGCCGACAGGACCCGCACAAGCCGCTGAAGCCCCGCCCCAATCCGCTGGACGCGGCGGGGATCACGTACATCGACTACAAGGACACCGCTCTCCTGCGGACGTTCGTCTCCGACCGGGGGAAGATCCGCAGCCGTCGCGTCACCAGGATCACGGCGCGACAGCAGAGGCGGATGGCCACGGCCATCAAGAACGCTCGCGAGATGGCGCTGCTGCCGTAG
- a CDS encoding beta-glucosidase yields MTANIDNAGVQTPAEATESHAPVSGATDSRTPPWRDPTLDPGTRADALIAAMTLQEKISQLFGVWVGASDDGAEVAPYQHDMEEAVALDELLPYGLGQLTRPFGTAPVDPALGALSLARTQERIVGANRFGIPALAHEECLAGFATWGATAYPVPLSWGATFHPALVREMAAAIGRDMRSVGVHQGLAPVLDVVRDARWGRVEETIGEDPYLVGTVATAYVQGLESTGVVATLKHFAGYSASRAGRNLAPVGMGARERADIILAPFEMAVRESGVRSVMHAYTDTDGIPSAADGLLLTGLLRDTWGFDGTVVADYFGIAFLKTLHGVAGTFGEAAGAALGAGVDVELPTVKAFGRPLNEAIAEGLVPESLVDRAVRRVLVQKAQLGLLDPDWSPVPPALAGAAPDTGTDGPGSAALRGTVRLDTGANRALARRVAEQAVVLLRNDGTLPLAADPAAGAPARIALIGPNADTPTAVLGCYAFPVHVGGQHPESPLGIELPTLRAALAAEFPHSEIVTARGADIDGLATDGFAEAAELARGADLVIVALGDRAGLFGRGTSGEGCDAENLALPGVQQQLLDTLLDAGTPLVVTLLAGRPYALGGAVDRAAAVVQSFFPGEEGTTAIASVLSGRVAPSGRLPVGVPRHPGSQPSTYLAARLGHSSDVSSIDPTPAFGFGHGLTYTEFEWSDLVVEHGRASTEGEFALSWTVRNTGAREGTEVVQVYLNDPVASVVQPVQRLIGYVRLDLRPGQAASVRARVPADLASFTGRDGHRIVEPGDLELRLSASSTDPRLTARVTLTGPVRTVDHTRRLHMDLGAEILADAQ; encoded by the coding sequence GTGACCGCCAACATCGACAACGCCGGCGTGCAGACACCCGCCGAGGCCACGGAATCCCATGCGCCGGTCTCCGGCGCCACGGATTCCCGCACCCCGCCGTGGCGCGACCCCACCCTCGATCCCGGGACCAGGGCCGACGCCCTGATCGCCGCGATGACCCTTCAGGAGAAGATCTCCCAGCTCTTCGGCGTCTGGGTGGGAGCCTCCGACGACGGGGCCGAAGTGGCCCCGTACCAGCACGACATGGAGGAGGCCGTCGCCCTCGACGAGCTCCTTCCGTACGGCCTCGGCCAGCTGACCCGCCCGTTCGGGACGGCGCCGGTCGACCCGGCCCTCGGCGCGCTCTCGCTGGCGCGCACCCAGGAGCGGATCGTCGGGGCGAATCGATTCGGCATTCCGGCGCTGGCCCACGAGGAATGCCTCGCCGGCTTCGCCACCTGGGGCGCGACCGCGTATCCGGTGCCGCTGTCCTGGGGCGCCACCTTCCATCCGGCGCTGGTACGGGAGATGGCCGCGGCGATCGGCCGCGACATGCGTTCCGTCGGTGTGCACCAGGGCCTCGCCCCGGTCCTCGACGTCGTACGCGACGCACGCTGGGGCCGGGTCGAGGAGACGATCGGCGAGGACCCCTATCTCGTCGGCACCGTCGCCACGGCCTATGTCCAGGGCCTGGAGTCGACCGGTGTCGTCGCCACGCTCAAGCACTTCGCGGGGTACTCCGCCTCACGGGCGGGACGCAACCTCGCGCCCGTCGGCATGGGGGCCCGCGAGCGGGCCGACATCATCCTGGCCCCGTTCGAGATGGCCGTACGCGAAAGCGGCGTCCGGTCCGTCATGCACGCCTACACCGACACCGACGGGATCCCCTCCGCGGCCGACGGGCTCCTGCTCACCGGTCTTCTCCGCGACACCTGGGGCTTCGACGGAACCGTCGTCGCGGACTACTTCGGCATCGCGTTCCTCAAGACGCTGCACGGAGTCGCGGGCACCTTCGGGGAGGCGGCCGGCGCGGCCCTCGGCGCGGGCGTGGACGTGGAACTGCCCACCGTCAAGGCGTTCGGCCGCCCCCTCAACGAGGCGATCGCCGAAGGGCTGGTGCCCGAGTCCCTGGTCGACCGCGCGGTACGCCGAGTGCTCGTCCAGAAGGCCCAGTTGGGGCTGCTGGACCCGGACTGGAGCCCCGTGCCCCCGGCGCTCGCCGGTGCCGCGCCGGACACCGGCACGGACGGACCGGGCTCGGCCGCACTGCGCGGAACCGTCCGGCTGGACACCGGCGCGAACCGCGCGCTGGCCCGCCGCGTCGCCGAGCAGGCCGTCGTCCTCCTCCGCAACGACGGAACCCTGCCGCTCGCCGCCGACCCGGCCGCCGGGGCCCCGGCCCGTATCGCGCTGATCGGGCCCAACGCCGACACACCCACCGCGGTCCTCGGCTGCTACGCCTTCCCCGTCCACGTCGGCGGTCAGCACCCCGAGAGCCCGCTGGGAATCGAACTGCCCACGCTGCGTGCTGCGTTGGCGGCGGAGTTCCCGCACAGCGAGATCGTCACCGCCCGGGGGGCCGACATCGACGGCCTCGCCACCGACGGCTTCGCCGAGGCCGCCGAGCTGGCCCGGGGCGCCGACCTCGTGATCGTCGCGCTCGGGGACCGGGCGGGGCTCTTCGGCCGCGGCACGAGCGGGGAGGGCTGCGACGCGGAGAACCTGGCACTGCCCGGTGTGCAGCAGCAGTTGCTCGACACGCTCCTGGACGCCGGCACCCCGCTCGTCGTCACCCTGCTCGCCGGACGCCCGTACGCCCTCGGGGGCGCGGTGGACCGGGCCGCCGCGGTCGTGCAGTCGTTCTTCCCCGGTGAGGAAGGCACGACGGCCATCGCCTCCGTGCTCAGCGGCCGGGTCGCACCGTCGGGCCGGCTGCCCGTCGGTGTCCCGCGCCACCCCGGCTCCCAGCCCTCCACCTACCTGGCGGCGCGGCTCGGCCACTCCAGCGACGTGTCCAGCATCGACCCGACCCCGGCCTTCGGCTTCGGGCACGGTCTCACGTACACCGAATTCGAGTGGAGCGACCTCGTCGTGGAGCACGGACGGGCTTCCACGGAAGGGGAGTTCGCACTCTCCTGGACCGTCCGCAACACCGGGGCGCGCGAGGGGACCGAGGTGGTCCAGGTGTATCTGAACGACCCGGTCGCCTCCGTGGTCCAGCCGGTGCAGCGCCTCATCGGCTACGTACGCCTGGACCTCCGGCCCGGGCAGGCGGCGAGCGTGCGGGCGAGGGTCCCCGCGGACCTCGCCTCGTTCACGGGCCGCGACGGACACCGGATCGTCGAACCGGGCGATCTCGAACTGCGGCTGAGCGCGTCGAGCACCGACCCGCGGCTGACGGCCCGGGTCACCCTCACGGGGCCGGTGCGCACGGTGGACCACACCCGCCGGCTGCACATGGACCTCGGGGCCGAGATCCTGGCGGACGCGCAGTAG